The Mobula hypostoma chromosome 9, sMobHyp1.1, whole genome shotgun sequence genomic sequence CCGGGGGCCCGGGACGGCACCTATTGCTCCACGCGAGCCAAGATATCTCTTCCTACATTAACATTTCTTATTCCTTTCATCTAGCCTCTCCCCTTATAATCGTCTCAGCCCTTGTTGTGGAAACAGGTTTTGCGCTGTAAACAGCTATCCAGAGGAGCATAGATGTATTTACAATTTCTACACGTATTGCATAATTAAACAGTATATGAAGCCTGCAAATTGCCTTTCGTTGGCGCCACTTTGGTTCCCGTTGTTTTTACTCTCGCACCGAGTCAGAATCCTTATTAAGTTCACTTTTCCCTGTCGTTTCAACGTCCTCGCTTTCTTCCATTTGCTCTGGCTCGTTCTCCGGTGATAATTCCTCGGTGACTTCAGGGCGATAGTCGGCCCACTTTCCCACCCTCCGGACGTCCTCGCCCACCCTGGGGCCACTCTTACACGGATTGCGATcgtatatcaccagcttcaggttTTTCATGTGGACCAGACTGGGGAAGAACTTGATCGAGTTTCGGTCCACGTCGATGATCTCCAGGCTATCGATCTCCAGTAGGACTTTAGGGAACTCAGAGAACAAGTTGCTCGAAATCCAGATGTTCTGAAGTTCCCGGAGGCGCCAGAGATCCATGGGCAGTTCTTTTAGCTGGTTACACCCTGCGTGCAAGATTCTCAGATGCTTCAGCTGCGACACCACCCTGGGGACCTCCTCGAAACAGTTCCCCTCGATCCACAGCGTTTTCAGTTCCGCCAGCGAGCTCAGTTCGGCCGGCAGGTCGCTCAGGTAGTTATTGCCCAGGTACAGGGAGGAGAGCTGGCGGAGACGGCATACCACCTGGGGCAGTTCTTTGAAACGATTGAAGTCCAGAGCCAAGATCTGCAGGCAGTTCAGCAGGTGAAGTTCGGGAGGAAGACTACTCAGATTGTTGTTACTCAGGTACAGTTTAATAAGTTCAGTGAAAGCACAGACCTGCAGCGGAAACTTCCTCAGATGTTTCCCGCTCAAATCCATCATTTTGTCCGGTGGTAGTTCCTCGATATCATCTCCCAAAAGGTAGTGCTGGCACGATTTAGACGGGAAAAAAGAAACCACGGACATTATAGCGTTTCCCATTCCAGCGTCTCCTACATCTTTCGGGAGGACTGAAATGATCCTGTCACCAGCGGTGTAAACGCAAAATGCTCGGCGCCTTTTAAGATTTCGTGAAGCTGAGCTAGCAGAGAGCTTTGCGGAGCTCGAAAGTGTTCTGATAATCGAAGTGGCGGCCGAAATGCGAGTCGAACGTGACTTTTACAGTGAGGGCTATGTAAGTTCAGCACCATCCTGAGAATCCAGCATCCAATACCATCGCCTTCCTTATCTACAGAGCTGAGTGCTGTCCTTGTGAAATATATTTGGCAAACTCAAAAATAGCAACGTATGAAGCGCACTCCCGTGAAATTATCAGTGACGAGTTGGTGATCGAGTCTGTCACAGTTGATACTCGTCCTCCGACTAGCCCTCAGCGCCGCCAGATCTGGACAAAAGCACATTCAGCTTAATTTTCGCATACAGGAAATGTCGCCGTGTTACCAGGGCACCGCTTTCTAGCTAGTTGTATCTGTTTCCCAGTCTAGTGCGGCGCTTGACTGCCTGTGTGGGAACACTGACCTCAATATCTGGCAAAGGCAGAGGAGGAATTCATCTCAGTTCTGCTTCATGTCATCTTATTCTGAGCACGGgcttgctgtgctttcttagtaCTTGTTATCTTGGCTGTAGTCCAGCTATTTATCTTCCATCCCTCGTCGTCAACCACCCCCAAATGTTTCTATATTCGGGATCCATGAGAAACGAATTGACTCCAAATCCTAGGTCAGAAGAAATTGTAGACCTCGCCGCTTAGGCAACAGAATTTATTGACATCTGGAGAAAATAAAAGCACGCAAAAATCTAGCCTTATTTGGTCTTTTCTATTAACTAACAGCTCTGTTAAAATATGTGGTTAATTTATTCATGGTGATGACATATCAGATATTTTTGCAAAAGATAACCATACAGGATTCTGAGGGTTTCTtgaataaaataataattcatttttatttcattaaATTAAATTGCTTAACACTCATGTAACTGATAAGCACAGATACGTGGAATGGGTAGCTAATCCTTCAACATAACACATAAATTCAGCTCCATTCAGAGGTCAAATGTTGGTTTCAAAGTGAAGGGTTTGGAGATGACATATTTTACATTTGTACAGGGTGGTGGCGAGGTCACAACTGGAACATTCGGCACAGTTTTGGTTCCCTTATCTAAAAAATAGATACAGCAGCATCGGAccagtccaaaggagattcactaggttaattcctcaGTGGGGGATTGTCCAATCAAGAAAGGCCAAGCAGCACGGGTCCATTCTCTATTGTATAGAAGGGTGAAGGATCTCTTTAGTGAGACACAGACAAGCttcagtgggcgtgacagggttgatgttgagatgttttcacaagTGGGAAAATCTCAAATGAAGGGGCATCTTACAAAGTAAGAGACTGGTCATTGAAAGTGACTTACTTAAACCaatcacccccactggggtacAGGCCACCAGCAGCAGCTCActggagtcctctgtcctgggccagcctTTCAAATTATtgcaggtgtagcccatcttctccttcccctcccaaggATAAGGTCTTTGCAGcctctgtagcactgggtttttacaggatagTGTTGCTGGCCCAATGCCCAACCGTCCTCCTTTCGCAGCCAGGCCTGagaccatccatggtggagtttGTTGAAAGTGAGGTGTGTAGAAATTTCCTTGTTTCAAGTTTGGTGAATTGATGGAAACACTCTGCCTCAGAGTGGTCCAAAGGTTAAGGATCCTTAGAAGTATGGAAAAGGTCAGGTCTGGCTGGAccgctgagattgggtgagactagaactagaggtcatggcttaagggagAAAAGTGAACtgcttaaagggaacatgagggggaaccttttcactcagagggtgatgagagtatggaatgagcttccagcaggcATGGTGGATACAtgttcaattccaacatttaaaagaaatgttaagtgtgtgtatgggaacactttggttccagtgatcataacaccattagtttcaacttgatcatggataaagatagatctggtcttcAGGTTGAGGTTCTAATCTGGAAAAAGGCcagatttgaagaaatgagaaaggatctaaaaagcatggattgggacaggttgttctctggtgaggatgtgattggtaagtgggaggccttcaaaggagaaattttgagagtgcagagtttgtatgttcctgtcaggattaaaggcaaagtgaataagaataaggaaccttggttctcaagggatattgggactctgataaagaagaagagagagatgtatgacatgtataggaaacagggagcaaataggtgcttgaggagtataaaaagagcaaaaaaaaacttaataaagaaatcaggagggctaaaaaagacatgaggttgctttggcagtcaaggtgaaggataatccaaagagcttctacaggtatattaagagcaaaatgatagtaagggataaaattggaccgcttgaagatcagagtggtcagctatgtatggaaccaaaagaaatggaggagatcttacaTGGGTtttttgtctgtatttactatggaaactggcatggagtcaatggaaataaggcaaacaagtagtgaggtcatggaatctatacagattgaggaggaggaggtgcttgctatcttgaggcaaatcagagtagataaatccccaggacttgaCAGGGTTtcccctcggaccttgaaggagactagtgttgaaattgcaggggtcctggcagatatatttaagatgtcggtatctacgggtgaggtgccagaggactggaggatagctcatgttgttccgttgtttaaaaaaggatcaaaaagtaatccgggaagttataggccggtaaatttgtcGTCAGTAGtaagtaaattattggaaggagtactaagagataggatctacaagtatttggatggacagggacttattagagagagtcaacatggctttgtgcatagtaggtcACGTTTAACAAATCTAATTTTTTGAGGAggctaccaggaaagtggataaagggaaagcagtggatgttgtctacatggacttcagtaaggcctttgacaaggtcccgcataggaggttagttaggaagattcagtcgctaggtatacatggagaggtagtaaattggattagacattggctcaatggaagaagccaaagagtggtagtagaaaattgcttctctgagtggaggcctgtgactagtggtgcaccacagggatcagtgctgggtccattgttatttgtcatctatatcaatgatctggatgataatgtggtaagttggatcagcaaatttgctgatgatacaaagattggaggtgtagtagacagtgagaaaggttttcagagcctgcagagggacttggaccagctggaaaaatgggctgaaaaatggcagatggagtttaatacagacaagtgtgaggtattgcacgttggaaggacaaaccaaggtagaacatacagggttaatggtaagtcactgaggagtgcagtagaacagagggatctgggaatacagatacaaaattccctaaaagtggcgtcgcaGGTAGAGAGGGTCGTAAAGAGGgcttttggtgcattggcctttataaatcaaagtattgagtataagagttggaatgttatggtgaggttgtataaggcattggtgaggcagaatttggagtattgtgtgcagttttggtcaccaaattacaggaaggatattaatatagttgaaagagtgcagagaaggtttacaaggatgttgccgggacttgagaaacacagttacagagaaaggttgaataggttaggactttattccctggagtgtagaagaatgaggggagatttgatagagatatataaaattatgatgggtatagatagagtgaatgcaagcaggccttttccactgaggcaaggggagaaaaaaaccagaggacatgggttaagggtgaggggggaaaagtttaaagggaacatgggggggggcttcacacagagagtggtgggagtatggaatgagctgccagatgaagtggtaagtgcgagctcacttttaacatttaagaaaaacttggacaggtacatggatgagaggtgtatggaaggatatgaaccaggtgcaggtcagtgggacttggcagaaaaatggttcggcacagccaagaagggccaaaaggcctttttctgtgctgtaatgttctatggttctgtggttctaagtttggataggatggatgtggagatcTATAGCTGGATGCAGGTCATTGGAACTGGGCAAGTTAATAGTTTGGctctgactagatgggccaaaaggtccaTTTTGGTGCTGCAGAAATCTATGATTCTCTGGTTCACATGTTAAAGTTCCAAGTTGGGGCAAGGCATATTCTAGCAGCTTTCAACAGAACCCACAAAAGTTGGTTGGAGTAGGTTATTTGCAGGCAAGCGGCATCCAGAAAATGGAGACTtttaaaagagagacaagagctCACTGTATTAGAGCAAGTCAATCAATAGTATTTGAAGATTATGTATCACATGACACAAAGTTAGGATAATAGGTCCTTTTTAAGGCTGCTATTTTCTTGGAGTGTGCTTTGAAAATGTTGGCATCAAATTTCTTTTTTTGGGCATGGTCAAAGCTATATTGAACTgggaacacaaggaaatctgcagatgctggaatttcaagcaacacacgtaaaagttgctggtgaacgcagcaggccaggcagcatctctagggagaggtacagttgatgtttctggccgagacccttcgtcaggactatctgaaagaagagctggtaagagatttgaaagtaggagggggagggggagatccgaaatgataggagaagacatgagggggagggatggcacCAAGAGCTGGAAatttaaaagggatatgagaggatcatgggacaggaggcctagggagaaaggaaggtgggggggggggaaccagaggatgggcaaggggtatagtgagggggacagagggggaaaaagacgatcctctcatatcccttttgccaatcacctgtccagctcttgactccatccctccccctcctgtcttctcctatcattttggatcttcccctccccctcccactttcaaatctcttactagctcttccttcagttagtcctgacaaagggtctcggtccgaaacgtcgactgtacctcttcctagagatgctgccattgAACTGGGAAGGTGTTTTATTTATTGCTGAAATAAGtacagggaatgaagaaaaataaaaatgctgTAAATCTAAAATAGAATCAGAAAATATTCAGCAGCTCAGTCCACGTTTATGGGAAGAGAGACAAAGGCAGTATTTCAGTTTGCAGACACTTTATTGGGCCATGAACAACAGGGAATTCtgaaaatactcagtaggtcaagcaacatctaaggaaagagaaacagagctatcATTTCAGGTCGCTGACCATTCATTGGAATGGAATACCGGAGTGCTGATTTTACCTCTTATCCATTCTATTTTACATTTAATCCTTTCTTGACAAAATATCAATAATCATAAATCCACGACTGCTGCTTATGATAAGGCTCCTTCAAAGTAACATAGTGCCTCACAGTGTCATTAATACTCCAATATGACAAATAAGACAACTGTTTTCTACACATAAATTGATGGAGTAATTTGCAATGTTGGTTAATCTATATAATTTGGCAATGTTGGTTAACCTATATAATTTGGCTAGGACCTTGCAAGAACCCCTCTCCCTCTTCAAGTGGTACCACGAGTATCTTATATTCATATTAGATAGCAGAATGAGTAATGTTTAATAAGACCGTGCAGAGCTCCCCCAAAAAATGTTCTAGTTGatgttaaaaacgcaaacaacaggaattctgcagatgctggaaattcaagcaacacacatcaaagttgctggtgaacgcagcaggccaggcagcacctctaggaagaggtacagtcgacgtttcaggctgagacccttcgacaggactaactgaaggacactccagatccgatgcagcacaacaAACAGTAGCATaggggttagcacaacactttacagtgcaggcaacccaggttcaattcctgccgctgcctctgaggagtttgtatgttcttcccatgaccacatggttttcctccgggtgctccggtttccttccacattccaaagatctaccagttgataggttaattggtcattgtaaattgtctagtGATTATACTAAGATTAAAAAATGAAgaattgctgggcggtgcagctcaaagggccagaaggactatctcaataaataaaaaaaaccacaataataataattgtaaaaacacaataaatgtaaatacataagcTAGCTTATAGATAGATTATATGCTTATATTGATTATACATCTAAGTGACTCAAGGCTGTCCATGAGGTGACTgacgggaaataataaagtaatggtggagctagtgggtggaggtgatgatcagctttactgcttggggaaagcctGGTGTCCtgttgtggatgctacatagtctcctctctgatgggagtgggacaaacagtacatgacagggtgggtgggatccttcatgatgttactagcccctttcctccacctttttgtacatatgcccttgATGGTTGTTGACTGAccccagtgatgca encodes the following:
- the lrrc10 gene encoding leucine-rich repeat-containing protein 10 encodes the protein MGNAIMSVVSFFPSKSCQHYLLGDDIEELPPDKMMDLSGKHLRKFPLQVCAFTELIKLYLSNNNLSSLPPELHLLNCLQILALDFNRFKELPQVVCRLRQLSSLYLGNNYLSDLPAELSSLAELKTLWIEGNCFEEVPRVVSQLKHLRILHAGCNQLKELPMDLWRLRELQNIWISSNLFSEFPKVLLEIDSLEIIDVDRNSIKFFPSLVHMKNLKLVIYDRNPCKSGPRVGEDVRRVGKWADYRPEVTEELSPENEPEQMEESEDVETTGKSELNKDSDSVRE